One Sphingomonas sp. FARSPH DNA segment encodes these proteins:
- a CDS encoding efflux transporter outer membrane subunit: MGPRSAPPAASAVVPPPAWRTALGPGAPIRADWWNAFGDPVLTDLVARALANNVDLATAAARVEEARAALRLARAQQTPQIGGQAPSTGGQTVSPFGTPSDAIGAAPAVTASYDLDMFGRLRQASRAARAQALASEGARDTVRLAIASGVANGYISLRGLDQRLAVARQTLAARAEGLRIARRRAETGYTSNLELHQAESEYQATLQLVPAAELAVSRQENALSLLLGEAPRAIPRGLPLDRLTTPAIPDGLPADLLRRRPDLFQAEQSLVAADRTLDSARAAMLPNVALTGSAGVTLSTVLANPIGVFTLGANILSPIFDGGRLRAQTDVAAARRDQAAFAYRRAALTAFREVDDALAGVRRSGEQAQALGGQVDALAAALRNASNRYRAGYSAYIDQLDAQRGLLAAELALVQARADRLNAYVALYQAMGGGWSVADIATTSRR, encoded by the coding sequence ATCGGTCCGCGCTCCGCGCCGCCCGCCGCCAGCGCGGTTGTGCCGCCGCCGGCGTGGCGCACCGCGCTCGGCCCCGGCGCGCCGATCCGGGCCGACTGGTGGAATGCGTTCGGCGATCCAGTGCTGACCGATCTCGTCGCGCGTGCGCTGGCGAACAACGTCGACCTCGCCACCGCCGCCGCGCGCGTCGAGGAGGCGCGCGCGGCGCTGCGCCTCGCCCGCGCGCAGCAGACGCCGCAGATCGGCGGGCAGGCGCCCTCGACCGGCGGCCAGACGGTGAGCCCGTTCGGTACGCCTAGCGATGCGATCGGCGCCGCGCCCGCGGTCACCGCCAGCTACGACCTCGACATGTTCGGTCGGCTGCGGCAGGCGAGCCGCGCCGCCCGCGCGCAGGCGCTCGCCAGCGAGGGCGCGCGCGACACCGTCCGCCTCGCCATCGCGAGCGGCGTCGCCAACGGCTACATCAGCTTGCGCGGCCTCGACCAGCGGCTCGCCGTCGCGCGCCAGACGCTCGCGGCGCGCGCGGAGGGGCTGCGCATCGCGCGCCGCCGGGCCGAGACGGGCTATACGTCGAACCTCGAGCTGCATCAGGCGGAATCGGAATATCAGGCGACGCTGCAACTCGTCCCCGCCGCCGAACTCGCGGTCAGTCGGCAGGAAAATGCGCTCAGCCTGCTGCTCGGCGAGGCGCCGCGGGCGATCCCGCGGGGTCTGCCGCTCGACCGGCTGACGACGCCTGCGATTCCCGACGGGCTGCCCGCCGACCTGCTGCGACGGCGCCCCGATCTGTTCCAGGCCGAACAATCGCTCGTCGCCGCCGACCGCACGCTCGACAGTGCGCGCGCGGCGATGCTGCCCAATGTCGCGTTGACGGGCAGCGCCGGCGTCACCTTGTCCACCGTGCTCGCCAACCCGATCGGCGTCTTCACGCTCGGCGCGAATATCCTGTCGCCGATCTTCGACGGCGGCCGGCTGCGTGCGCAGACCGACGTCGCCGCCGCGCGCCGCGATCAGGCGGCCTTCGCCTATCGCCGCGCCGCGCTCACCGCCTTTCGCGAGGTCGACGACGCACTCGCCGGCGTACGTCGCTCGGGCGAACAGGCGCAGGCGCTCGGCGGTCAGGTCGACGCGCTCGCCGCGGCGCTGCGCAACGCCAGCAACCGCTATCGCGCGGGGTACAGCGCCTATATCGACCAGCTGGACGCACAACGCGGCCTGCTCGCCGCCGAACTCGCGCTGGTGCAGGCGCGCGCGGATCGCCTCAACGCCTATGTCGCGCTCTACCAGGCGATGGGCGGCGGCTGGAGCGTTGCGGATATCGCGACGACCTCGCGCCGATGA